The genome window agaaactTAAGAAATCGTACCTACAAGCATGGTTTATTCTAAACTTCATGGTCtcttttgattttgagattgGGGTTTGTTTCTGTTTCGGAATTTATATAGGTGGTGGACAATTCAGTGATTGCAGTTCAGTCTACAGAGGGAGCAGCACAGTCTGCAATTCAATATTTTGAGAACATGAGGAATTTCTTGGAGGCTGTTAAAGAAATGAAGCTCTTGACATTTGAAGCATCCGACTTGGAAAAGGTTTTGCTTATCTTTCAATTCCTGCATTTGCTATTAATCATGCATGTTACAACCTATTATTTCAAATATATGGCTAGTacatttgattttcttttcctgaaagagagagaaagagtgtgtgtgtgtacttAACTAGTCTTTAATTAAGTAACTTGGATATCCAGGGGGGTTCGTCAAGTAAAGTTGTGGACTGCATTCTGTGTCTGAAAGGATTTTACGAGTGGAAGCTAGCAGGTGGAGTTGGGGTTTGGAGGTATGGAGGCACTGTGAGGATCACATCCTTTCCAAAGGGATCTCCATCCTCCATTCTAAGCAGTGAAAGTGCTGATGAGTCAATAGATGAATCCGAGTCATCACAATATGAACAGCTGTTAgattttcttcatctttctaaTGAGGTCTCAATTGAAGAATCTAGAACTGCCAATGCACTGGCTTTCCTCTTCGATCATTTTGGACTTGGACTCCTACAGGCTTACCTTCGAGAGAGTAATGGGATTGAAGACTTGCCTTTGAATGCAATGGTAGGTAAGATCCTTCCCAATTTGTTGTGCATTGCAGGTTATTTTCGGTTTTCTGCAGACGTAGCTTTCTCTAATACACATGATATAAGATCAAACACTAGCAATCTAGCAACAAAGATTTTTGTTTACTTCATGCATATGGCATACAAATATCATTTGCTAGCTGCAACAAAAACTTGTTCCATCTCAAGCCAATATGATTATGAATATCTAGTTTACCCATAAGGAATTTATAAAAGGTTATGATAGTGAGAAATTAcaattatctttttcttttgacctAAAACTGAAGATCTtttcattgtaaaatttgtaggtAATCGATACTTTGCTCAGTAAGGTAGTCAAAGATTTCTCAGCACTGCTAGTTTCTCAAGGCACTCAGGTAATTAAGAATTTGGAGTGTCATTGAATCTGTTGTTAATACTTCTATCCAAAAGTATTTCCAGACCGATTTTTCAATATGAGTACCATCCTTATATTTTCCTCACTACAGTAACTAACCTATAATTTTCTTTCCCTCATTTTCCATAGCTTGGattgtttttgaagaaaatattgaaaGGTGATACTGGTTTCCTAtcaaaagatgaatttattgaAGCCATTTCACAATATCTTAATCAAAGAACTAGTTTGGCATCAagtgatttgtcaaaattttgcatttgtgGTGGGAAACGTGAGGAGGTTCAGCCAAATGTCTACATCCCTGCCAACAACACAGAAGTTATTGATATTCAACAGAAACAGCTCGAGGTATGAATATTTGTTCACAGACAGAGATGCTCCTTTCACAATGTTTCAATTTTACATTAGCAGCTTCTTTCCTCAAGCTAAATGTAGGGTAACTCTTGGATATTCATTCTTGCATGGCTTTCTATGCCAAACTGAAACTTTAATCTTTGACATGTCCTTTCATCAATACTATAGTGATGTTTTCCTTCTTTGATAACTAGGACCTAAAATTATCTTTTGAAGAAACGAAATCAGAGGTGAAGCAGGTTCACTCAAAATATGAGCAACAACTTACGAGGCTTGGTGAGAACCTAGAGACTTGATCTTCTTTGAGAATATTCCTGTGGTTAAATACAAGGGCCTCAGTCACTTGTATTATTAAGTTTATCTATAAAGATTtggtaaattacaatttttgttGCCTCAGAGCATCATATTAAGGGGCTTGAAGTGGCCTCCTCATCCTATCACAAGGTTTTAGAGGAAAACCGCCAACTCTACAATCTAGTCCAAGACCTCAAAGGTGTTCATCTGAAACTAAAGTTTTCAACTTGATCATTTAAGTATGTTACTAGATATGAAGCTTAACTAATAAATTTACTTTCTTACAGGAACCATTAGGGTATATTGTAGAGTGAGGCCTTTCTTACCCGGGCAATCAAATGGGCAGACTACTGTGGACTACATAGGAGAAAATGGAAATATCATGATTGTCAATCCCCTTAAGCAGGGCAAAGATGCAAGGAGGgtattttcattcaataaagTGTTTGCCACTAATGTCACACAAGGTAGTTTTCGTATCCAAAGCAGGGTTCTCAGTGAAGCTCATAAACTACATTGCAAGTTATGGGATTggtttaaacatttttttatttgaacctGTTGCATAGCTTTATTGAAAGTAACGAAAGGGTAAATAACCCAAAGATGGAGATATTGAAAGTAACTTAAGAGTAAAAAACTCAGAATGGATATCATGAACTAAAGATTATTCTTTTTAACTACTGTTAGTAATGTTAACAATAAAATGATGATGGttatatgggtttttttttggaggacTGAGAGATAAGGATCTAGTTACCTAGTTCCCTTATAAGCAAAACATATTGATGTTATGTCAGAAAGGCAGAACTGAGTGGAATTAAAACACAATGAATCTAATATGTCACATTTAGTCTGTACATTGATATATTTTTGGAAACTACTGATGATCACTATCACTATCATGTGCAGAGCAAATATATGTTGACACTCAACCATTGATCAGGTCTGTTCTAGATGGATTTAATGTTTGCATCTTTGCATATGGACAGACGGGCTCAGGGAAGACATATACAATGGTAAGATTCCAAACATTGTAATTCTTGTTTGTAGATTTCACACCATTCAATGAATCTGATACATATTCTATAAGATCATGAGTATCAGGCTGTCCCTAAAACTTTGGCATAAGGCTCATTCCAGTGTCATAATTGCATATTTTATCATAATCATAATGCCATTTAATATTATGGGATCCTTCTTAGATTTATAaccttttgaattttaattggatgGTGTGTTTTTCATGGTGTTTTTAAAAGTGAAAGCACTCAATTGTTTTGTGAACTCAGAACCTTCTCTAGCCATTGAAGAAAGTATAAGGAAAAGCTATAAGATAATCAATGTCACTAGTGtctcagcattatttttatacGATCTAAATTATAATGTTACTTTATCTTCTTTTACAGAGTGGCCCAGATTTGACATCTGAGGAGACATGGGGTGTAAACTATCGAGCTCTTCGCGACTTGTTTCAAATATCAAAGGAAAGGGCAGAATTCATAAAATATGAAGTTGGAGTCCAAATGATTGAAATTTACAATGAACAAGTTAGAGATCTATTAGTCAGTGATGGATCTAACAGAAGATATCCTTTCCAGGATttactttctttatttaaataacatGATAAGCATTTGTGTACATTATGCCCATttgggtttgaaaattttgaattgaggATTTACTAAATTTATTAACTATATTGTTAGTTCAGTACCTTAACTCCATGCACATTAGATATACGAAACAACTCTCAATTGAATGGTCTTAATGTACCTGATGCAAGTTTGGTTCGGGTTACATGTACTCGAGATGTTCTTGACTTGATGAGGATTGGCCAAAAGAATCGTGCCGTGGGTGCTACAGCTCTAAATGAGCGAAGTAGCCGTTCCCATAGGTAGGTGCTTTTGTTAATTGAAGTTTGGGATTCTTTTGAGTGTTATTATTAATACCTATTATTTTAACTAATGGTTTTTGGTTCTGGCTATCCTTTTGCAGTGTTTTGACTGTCCATGTTCATGGAAAAGAGTTAGTTTCTAATTCCATTCTTAAGGGTTGCCTCCACCTAGTGGATTTGGCTGGAAGTGAGAGAGTCGATAAATCCGAGGCTGTTGGTGAGAGACTGAAGGAGGCCCAACATATAAATAGATCACTATCTGCACTCGGTGATGTCATATCTGCTCTTGCACAAAAGAGTTCACACATTCCTTACAGGAATAGCAAACTTACTCAAGTATTGCAGGATTCATTAGGTAACGTATTAtgccaaaatacctccaaataTCTTTATCTCTCACTGTTCTTACCATTTTTCCATCTTAAATAGGTGGGCAAGCAAAAACATTGATGTTTGTACATATAAACCCCGAAGTTAATGCACTTGGGGAGACAATTAGCACACTCAAGTTTGCTGAAAGAGTTGCCTCCATAGAACTTGGGGCAGCCCGATCTAATAAAGAAACTGGTGAAATCCGAGACCTTAAAGAGGAGGTTAGTTTTCAGTTATTCTCCTGTTCAATTCtacattttgaatattttacATGAAAGCTTTCTAACTTTTTTCTATCTATATAGATATCAAACCTTAAACTGGCAGTGGAGAGGAAGGAGACAGAACTAGAGCAAATGAAAGCTGGGAATACTCGAAGCACTATTGAATCCCAAAGACCAAGAGCTGTTTCACCCTACAGAATGCCAAGATGTGGTACTAGTGCTGGCCTGAAGCCTGAAACTAGTCAGCGACCCATTGATGATACTAAAAGCTTTGAAGTAAGTCAATAGCCATCACAAATTTGTTTAATTGAATACATTAGAATGTTTGTTTtgtgatatatcatatatactacttgaaatttatatgaaaaaaaactTGACAAGTTAGGAATAAACAGAAATGGATAATCTCTATCTTGTGATGAACTTTAATTTCAGGCTAGGAGTTGCTCTTCTGGTAAGCAGAGAAGGTCAAGGTTTCCCTCTGCATTTGCTGACAAGGAGACGCCAAAGGTACCTTTCCCATCAGATGAAAGATTAGCAAGCTCTGGAAAGCCAAGGTCACCATCCCCTCCTATTAGGAGATCATTGTCCACCGATAGAGGATCTGTCTTTAGGAGCAGGATCAAATCCGATACACTTGACAACCAACCCATTGCAAAAGTACCATTCCCGGCTAGAGTTTCGGTTAATAAATCTGTTGCAGCAATGTCAATGATCCCTTCCACAGATAGCAATTCAAGAGCACATATTGGTTCACATGAACCAGCAAAGCAGGATAACATTTATGATGCATTCTGTGGCCTCCAGAGGGTAAGCACCAGGAAATTTTACCCAGAACATGAAGAGGAGCAGTTTAAGCAAGCTCTTAATATCAGGCAAGGTGGCATTAGGAAAAGCAAAGTTGACAGCAAGGCCAAGGCAAGGACTCATCAAATGCCTGCTAGGAATCAGAAGTCTGATGTGGTGACAACATTGCTATCTGACATGGATGTTCCTGGTGAAAAGATGGAGGAAGCACCTCGAAAGAGTGACTTCTCTGAGCTAGAAAATGAGCATGGCCTTGTTGAGTCACCACTGCATGCTTTGAAGATGAAAAAGCTTCGACAGAACTTCTCAAGGAACTCCCAAAATCTTGAACCAAGGTATAATGAAAAACTTCTCTTAAGGGACTTAAATACTGAGTGGTTGTACAAGGGGGAAAAAAGTTGAATTgctctttctattttttcagtTATGTAAAATATTAGTAACTCCATATGGTCATTGA of Quercus lobata isolate SW786 chromosome 8, ValleyOak3.0 Primary Assembly, whole genome shotgun sequence contains these proteins:
- the LOC115957689 gene encoding kinesin-like protein KIN-14F; its protein translation is MPQESYTNPMLTSPCKNLRGLKALIANNEASYTEEIINDHELAHRKAEEAASRRYQASEWLRQMDHGASSALPKEPSEEDFCLALRNGLILCNVLNKVNPGAVLKVVDNSVIAVQSTEGAAQSAIQYFENMRNFLEAVKEMKLLTFEASDLEKGGSSSKVVDCILCLKGFYEWKLAGGVGVWRYGGTVRITSFPKGSPSSILSSESADESIDESESSQYEQLLDFLHLSNEVSIEESRTANALAFLFDHFGLGLLQAYLRESNGIEDLPLNAMVIDTLLSKVVKDFSALLVSQGTQLGLFLKKILKGDTGFLSKDEFIEAISQYLNQRTSLASSDLSKFCICGGKREEVQPNVYIPANNTEVIDIQQKQLEDLKLSFEETKSEVKQVHSKYEQQLTRLEHHIKGLEVASSSYHKVLEENRQLYNLVQDLKGTIRVYCRVRPFLPGQSNGQTTVDYIGENGNIMIVNPLKQGKDARRVFSFNKVFATNVTQEQIYVDTQPLIRSVLDGFNVCIFAYGQTGSGKTYTMSGPDLTSEETWGVNYRALRDLFQISKERAEFIKYEVGVQMIEIYNEQVRDLLVSDGSNRRLDIRNNSQLNGLNVPDASLVRVTCTRDVLDLMRIGQKNRAVGATALNERSSRSHSVLTVHVHGKELVSNSILKGCLHLVDLAGSERVDKSEAVGERLKEAQHINRSLSALGDVISALAQKSSHIPYRNSKLTQVLQDSLGGQAKTLMFVHINPEVNALGETISTLKFAERVASIELGAARSNKETGEIRDLKEEISNLKLAVERKETELEQMKAGNTRSTIESQRPRAVSPYRMPRCGTSAGLKPETSQRPIDDTKSFEARSCSSGKQRRSRFPSAFADKETPKVPFPSDERLASSGKPRSPSPPIRRSLSTDRGSVFRSRIKSDTLDNQPIAKVPFPARVSVNKSVAAMSMIPSTDSNSRAHIGSHEPAKQDNIYDAFCGLQRVSTRKFYPEHEEEQFKQALNIRQGGIRKSKVDSKAKARTHQMPARNQKSDVVTTLLSDMDVPGEKMEEAPRKSDFSELENEHGLVESPLHALKMKKLRQNFSRNSQNLEPRGIVEPILAGKLDNRVPNGLIRFPKEGSNTSMPEFRRSRSSPRGKFLILP